AAATTGAAACCTTTTCTCACATAGGTGTATACACTGTCTGTGTCTGGAGACCGGCTGATTGTGGGTACCGCAGGCCGAAGAGTGTTGGTATGGGATCTCCGCAACATGGGCTATGTGCAACAGAGGCGCGAATCGAGTCTGAAGTACCAGACCCGATGTATTCGAGCCTTCCCCAATAAGCAGGTAATGGAGAAGTTGCCAGCTGCACTAAAGTGAACCTGTcttctgattattattattattattaataatagtagtaataataataataataataatattattactattattactattattattattattttattttttttgcgctcTGTGATTTATAGGTTTGTATCATTGGAGCAGGATTTCTCCGTAAAAAGCAGAGTAATTCCTGACAGGAGTCACTAGTGCAGACAGTCTTGATAACCTAGCCCTCACAGGATGATGGACAGCCTTCTGTGTACACACAGATACATGAGAGCTGTCAATCATCCTCTGTGGGTGGAGTAATCTGGACTCTGCCTTTCCTAAGAGTCCTGTCAGGATTTATTCGAATAACCCTCTTTATCAAATATCTCCGCTTCTCTCCCTCTGTTCAATCCTGCTATTTTTGCACAGGCAAAATCCACTGTGTATCGCGGAACTGAAACTGCTGGGGTATCTGCAGCGTACCCGCTCACGGTTTCACATTGAATGGAGCTGGACAGGGCACCAAGAAAGGACAtggctttaaagggagtctgtcaccacatttgagcctattagacagatccaatagcgttatatgtgccacccagaagtTTAAAACGGTACCCTTGTTGCATATACCGGAGTCttgtttcagccaaaaatgaactttgtaggttctgtaaatgcgccctctcaagtacCTAGGGCAgcgtctcaatcttccgagcccaagaccggacctccccaacggctcataaccccgccctccgtgtgcctctgcccgcccagaGGCACacagagggcggggttatgagccgttggggaggtccggtcttgggctcggaagattgagacgccgccctgggtacttgagagggcgcatttacagaacctacaaagttcatttttggctgaaacaaGACTCCGGTATATGCAACAAGGGTACCGTTTTAAacttctgggtggcacatataacgctattggaTCTGTCTAATAGGGTCAAATGTGGTGACGGACTCCCTTTAAACTGCTGGAATAAATGGCCAATAGATTCAGTGCTGCCGCCAGTGGCTTTTTGGCTTCAGGCACTGAGTGAACAGGGCCCtatcataagggctcatgcacacaaacgtatttgttTTCcacgtccgttccgtttttgaggcccgtatgcagaaccattaatttcagtgggtccgcagaaaaacagaaatgactgtgtgcattccgtttccgtatgtccgcatgactgttccgcaaaaaagaatataacatgtcctattcttgtctgttttgtggacagggataggcagtgttaaaatggatctgcaaaaaaaaacctgatgcaatacggatgtcacgtGGATGtcgtccatattttttgcagactgcgAAATACatagtcttgtgcatgagccctaaaccatCCATGCATATTTATAGGGACTCGGGGAGGTTGATTTTCACTCCGTGGATCTGTCTAAACAGATTTCTTTGTTATACCATGGTCTTTCCTTGTTAATAAAGACAACTGCTGTTCACATTTTTCCTGTTGACCTTAGAAACAGCGGCATACAGTCACGTATGTGACCCAACAACTTATTTGTCTTTATTTTGAGTCTTTCAGTCATCTAAATTAACGATTTGCAAATGCTATCTAAATGTTTTTCTTACATTATAAAGTCGTGTTATATTGCTAGAATGTGCCATCACCTTTGGTAGTGTTCTGACCGGTGGCATCTCCACCTATAACGAAGTGAATCAAGCACCGTTGTAACGTTCTTTAGTTTTTTCCCCTTCCCTCTGGCTGTACAGACACCAGTGACCAGAATGGGAATGCACTGCAGCACCTGTCACAGCGCGTATCCAGGGGGTGCAGTGAAGGGAGCGCAGTGTTACACCAGTGCTGCATTCCTGGAGGTCTAACCGTGACCCTGCTACCCTGTCCACCAGTCATAAAGTAATGGCATATCTCAGCGACATGCCATAACCTTgcatctgagcaaaatattgcaACAATGTTTAAAGGGATATTTCTTTGTTGTTGCAAATAATTCTAATTTTCCCATTTTTGCTTATTGTAGGGCTATGTGTTAAGTTCTATTGAAGGAAGAGTTGCTGTTGAATATTTAGACCCCAGCTTGGAAGTCCAGAAGAAGAAATACGCCTTCAAGTGTCACCGGCTGAAGGAGAACAACATTGAACAGATCTACCCTGTGAACGCAGTGTCCTTCCACAGCTTACACAACACTTTTGCCACAGGTCGGTTTTTTCCTTCCATAGGTCGGCTGTGACCTGGCCACCCCttccctttttttgttttatccATTTAACCACCAAACCTCCAGTGAATTTTCTACACTATTATGGCCTGATGTAAAAGTGCTAACATATTCTTTCCTTACAATCTGCAGGTGGTTCAGATGGCTTTGTTAATATTTGGGATCCTTTCAACAAAAAGCGTCTGTGCCAGTTCCACCGCTACCCTACAAGTATTGCGTCCCTGGCCTTCAGTAACGACGGCAACACTCTGGCAATTGCTGCCTCCTACATGTACGAAATGGATGACATTGAACACCCCGAAGATGCTATCTTCATACGGCAAGTGACAGACGCCGAGACAAAGCCCAAGTGAGGCAGCTTCACCTGCCTTTCCTCCCCCAGCACCaagattttttattaattttccctTGCCTCATGAATAGCGTTATTGATGTTAAGGGGAGATAACTATGACTGACTGTAGGGCTGGGGGAGATTTTATCACATCCTCCCAAGCTTTCAATATCCGTCAGTTGATAGACGTCTGACAGATAAAATTATGCTCAGTTGTTTTATACAGAAGCGTGTCGACCTCCTCTGCATTTCTTGCCCTTCATTATTTCACCTGGAGGACTCCTCTGACTGACTTGATTTCTAATGCAGTTATGAGATTGACACTCTGCTGCCTTCAGTATTCACATTCCCTCCGGTCCATGTCACTTTTTTGCCTTTGTTACTTTTAATGTTTCTTTTTTGTTGTCTTTTCCTCCATTGTATATAATAACTGTCCTTTACATTGAGGATTATTTTTGTAAATAGGCCCCACTGCTGCATAAGCAATAAATATAGAAACATGTTCGTAAATCTTGTGTGCTGTCTCCTTGTGTGCATGTTTGTATGTCTCATTTTTATTATCTGGTAGATACTTAACATGAATATGTGGAGATAAATtcatattataagtgataatatGGCATTAATCTCTTTCCATACGCTGGTAGCtgaaattaaagggcatctgtcagcagctttgtacctatgacactggctgacctgttacatgtgcacttggcagctgaagacatccgtgttggtcccatgttcatatgtgcccgcattgctgagacaaatgatgatttattatatgAAAATGagtttctaggagcaacgggggcgttgccgttacacctagaggctctgctctctctgcaacttccacaccctctgcacttcgaCAGGACCAGGtagtgtaaatgtcatcacacctggtcctgtcaaagtacaGAGAGggcagagcttctaggtgtaactgcaacgcccctgttgctcctagagactcatttgcatatattaagacataatttttctcagcactgcGGGCACACATGAACTTGGGACCAACTCAGATGCCAAGTGCACagggaacaggtcagccagtgtcataggtacaaatctgctgacagatgccctttaaacactCAGCCCTATACATTTATGGCACTTGTATCACGTGGGCATCCGTGGGTTGTGTATTGTGGCTTATGACTGACAATCTTCAGTCTGGGATCAAAGAAAACTCAAATCTCACCCCTTAAATGTTTGTCATGCAGTGATCAATAGTGAAGGCGGCATCAACAAAGGGAGGACGCTCCTTTTTGTGTAAGAATTGTCATCACTGTAGATGGTGATTGCCAgggctgacttttttttttaaagggagatCACTGCGACGAATACCAGTCCTGAGAATCcttgggggtgtgtgtgtgtaataataTGCAGCACCTGGCTGGCATATTACCTGTAAGGTAAGGCACCTATATGTGAAAAGCCTACTTATTGGCATGCTGGAGGTCCCTTTGGAGACTACATGGAGAgatggctgtgtgtgtgtgtgtgtgtgtgtgtgcgcagttCAAGTCTGTGAGTTACAGCCAACTATCCATTCATTGTTACCCCTGTCCTCCACCCACTTGGATCTTCTGTAGATATGACCAGCTTTACCATCGCCTACTGTATCCCTCCCCCATACCTTGTGGATTGCAAGGCcctttctccttctgtaccagtttataACTTGTTCATACTCATTGCAGTTTTATGTATGTACACCCTTTTTCATATTTTCAGTGCAAtgaaatgaatggcgctttaataaataTTGTGCCATCAATGTCTGTCTGAGATGAGGAAACCCTTTTAAAATGAATTAGTTTCCAAATCAGAACATATATAAGGAAATAACTGAAGTCCAGGTAGTCCTCATCTAAGTGAGGTATGGTAAATACTCTAAGGCCTGGTTCACAAATATCTGGCCATACGTTCTAGTTGGAATCTGAAGCCAGAACTGATCCCATAGTTTTCTATGTGATAGTTTCTGATATCTGGTGCATCAGTTTTGATGTTGGATGTCTCCTAGCGCCCGACAGAAAAATGTAGCAAGCAGCAATTTTTCCCCTCATCCATGAGACTAGGACCTTCCATCTAGGACAGGAAACCTAAAGAGATAAAATGGTTCACACtccccaccacacctcagttcaggtttcctgtcctccgtaTAGGAACTACATGAGGAGCTCTGGCTCCTGCCGTGATTTTGGTGCTCACCTCGGGAGGCTGGGGAGGTCTACTATAccataaagcaggcatcctcaaactgcagccctccacctgttgcaaaactacaactcccagcatgcccgaacagcctacaggtatcggcctacagcagggcactgtgggagttgtagttttacaaaagcaggagggccgcagtttgaggatgcctgccataAAGGGACCTATCCCTGGCAGCGTCAGTCTCCTCAGGGAGCCGCTGCCTGAGCCTGCTCCTCTTCCTGCCTCCTCCCAAGCCTCTGGGGAGCCGCTGTGTCCGTGTTGAGGCGGCTCCTGGTCCATTGCAGCGGGATGCCCGACGTCCCGCTTCCATGCCCACCGGGACGGCCCCTTCCCGCTCATTGATGCCATCGCCGGGCCGGAAGGGGTATGTGCATCCTCCCTCATTGGATTAGGCATTATTGGGCCTAAGGGTTAAAAGGAGCCGAGGCACGCTTTACAAATTGGCAGCAGGAGAAGGCAGCCAGCcttgtgtgcacacagtgctgtgcagGATCTGGGTTTCCACCAGCGTTTTGGAACCAGGTGATGCAGGACGTGTCAAACCCACTGGAGCCCTCGAGGCCCACAAGCTTGGTATTGGTCCTGATAGCGGGGAAGCTTGACTCTATCTACTATGGGTGAGATTTATCCTCTCCTAATTAATTTTGAGTGTTATTTTTGCTTTATTGTTATAGGTAGCAAAAACGCCAAAGAAATCCTCTGGAAAGACTAAACATAAAGAATGTGGAGGATGTTGAGTAGCTTTAGCAGCCTCTTATATTAAACCACTATGTCAAGCTTGTATAGATAAGCTGGTTAAGGAAGAGTCTTACAGCTTATCTAAAAATATTAAGGCCTTGGTACGGTCAGAAGTTAAATCTTCTATTAAAGCACTCTGTCGAAGTCGCCCAAGGTCTCCTGAAAGATCCACCTATAATAAGGACTCTAATTCGGATATTTCTGGGGAGGACAAGGATAGAGAATCTGGCCAGGCCTTATCAGAGGATTTCTTCTCTTCAGAGGAGGATTCAGCGGGGAGGGATCTTTTTACATTGGAAGATACCAAGCCTTTAGTTAAAGCCACTATGCAATTGGAGGATGTAAAACAGCCTAAATGTATTGCTGACCAGGTTTTTGAGGGACTCTGTCCCAAAAGCCGTAGTTTTCCCCGTTCATAAAAATATGGAAGCccttatcagaaaaaaaaatggaaaaatcctGATTGAAAACTTTTCATTTCTAAttctgtaaaaagaaaatattctTTTGAGTATTCAGCAGTGGACGTCTGCGGCAGAGCCCCCACGTAGATGCCCCGGTAGCTAAAATAGCCCGAAAAATCTGCTCTACCTTTCGATGATTCAGGCTGCTTAGGAGATCCTCTAGATAAAAAAGGCAGACTTTTATCTTAGACGGGCTTGAGAGTCTGCTTCAACAAGTCTTATCCCGGCCATTGCcacctcttgggtttccaggtcCTTAAGGCTTTCATTAGATCATCTGGAGGTTCATGTTAAGGAGAAAGTACCTAGAGAAGAATTACTATCTTCCCTCCCTACTTTTGCTAAAGCCGCAGATTTTCTGGCGGACGCTTCTACTGATGCATTCTATTTTTCTACCAAAGCAGCTTCCATGTCTAACGCTGCTAGATGGGCTATCTGGCTTAAATCGCGGAAGGGGGACCAGGGTTCCAAGTCTAGACTCTGCTCTCTTTCATGTAAGGGTTCTAGGCTGTTTGGTTCCTCGCTTGATGACATCCTAGAGAGGGCCTCAGATAAAGAGGGGTTTCCCGGTTCCTGAGaaaatttcctttttttgtaAATCCCAGTCCAGTTTTAAAAGAAGAGGTAGGCAGAGTGGCAGGAGAGACGGAAAAATTTcctaaaagatatttttttttatattttttttgttcagtcCCCAGGACAATAGACCAAAGGACAAACGACGATGCCAGATGTCAGGTGGGGGAAAGACGATCTCAGTTTCTCCCAGCCTGGAGGTCCATTTCTCGGAACAAATGGATCCCAAGTGTAATAGAAAACAGATTCCAGCTGGAATTCCTTTCTCATCCACCAGATTTTTTTGCCTAGACAGTGTGTCCCAAAAATCCGGAAAGAAGAAACGCTTTAGAATTAGAAGTTTTCTCCCTCTTGGACCAAGGGGTAGTTTGTCCAGTTCCCGAAACAGGGGCAAAGGGTTTTATTCCCCTctatttttggttaaaaaaaacaaaacaacaaatggAACATTTTAGAGTGATATTAAACAAATCTCTGGTCTACAAAAACATGTATGGAGACGATAAAATAAACTGTGGATCTCCTCTTCCAGGATTGCTGAATGGCAAGCTTGGATCTGGAAGATGCATATTATTATGTTTCAATCCATGCTTCCTCCCAGAAGTTTTTAAGAACAGCAGTCTGGGTCAGGGGAGAGTTACTGCATCTCCAATACAGAACACTGCCCTTTggtgtttctcaggctcccagtGTCTTTACCAAAGTAGTGGCAGAAGTAGCGGCCTTTGTGAGACTGTCTGGAGGTACGCTAGTGCCCTATCTGGATGATTTTCTAATAGTCTCTCAGTCAAAAGAGAAactaaaaaaagatataaaattcCTCAGTCccactttgaaaaacctagaatgtAAAATAAACTGGAAAAAATCATACCCGATTCCTTCTCAGGTTTGCATTTTCTTAGGAGTTCAGCTGGACTCCCGTCTGCAAAGAAGTTTTCTTCCGCTTCCAAGGAAGGAGTTGATTAGGGAGCAAGTCTTCCTTTCTTACCAGTGTACTTTCAGGGAAGCAATGGCAGCACTTGGGCAGAGAACATCAGCAGTACCTTATGCACAGATCCACTCCAAAGAGCTTCAGGCAAATATTCTAAAATCGTTGGATGGTCACCTTATTCCTTGGATCAGAGTTTCCACCTGTCTTCAAAGACAAGACTCTCCCTGTTGTGGTGGACAATTCCAGAGAATCTATCCGCAGGGGTTCCATGGACTTTTCTGGACCCAGCTATAATTGCCACAGATGCCAGCCCTTGGGGTTGGGTGGCCCACTTCCAGAACAGGTGCTGGCAGGGGCGATGGGAGTTGAACACGAGAAAAGCATCCTATAATTTCAAGGAGTTAAAGGTTTTCACCTAAAAttaccattatacaccacaaacatgatgatatccattacattccccattttataatcttacctttcatattgctgtccgtcgcctattcgctcttaaaaacacttttattccatatgctaatcaggttctgaaggagcccaggggcggcgtttatgcggccggtgcccaggctccacggcgctgttcaaatcaaaccactcccctttcacccctctggcccgccctcggttcttcagataccatcctccagtcaatgacaaatctggcgcctgcgcactccattactcactgagcagagcgtttaatgcgcatgcgccggcccgtacatcccgatattttggcagtttacttccgccggctagatcgggatgtacgggccggcgcatgcgcttgCTGAAGAGTAGGAAGGTGGTTACctcaataaaatataacaaaggaattttttttcagccttttaaGGACATAGCCCAGATCCCTATAAGTGTTCCGAAATACCAAAGATCCTAGAGTTTTTGCAAGCAGGGCTAGACAGAAATCTTAAAGCATCTACATTAAAAGTCCAGGTAGCTGCTTTGAGTTATTTCTTTGATTCCAGATTAGCAGATCATCATCCATGGCTTAAAATATTATTGTCGGCAGCATCAAGAATGCACCCTTCTTTAAGACCCTTGTCTCCCCACTCGGATGTAATACTGTCTTTTCGGCCCCATCTAAAAAGCCATTTGAACGGTTAACTGGGATTTCTATTAAAATGCTTACTTTCAATATGGCCTTCCTTTTAGCTATAACATCTGCTagatgggtttcagaaatgcaggctttctctgctttcCCTCCCTATTCTACCATTTTAGAAGACAAGGTGATTTTTAGACCACTTCCATCCTTTCAGCCTAAGGTGGTCTCAGATTTTCATATAAGTCAGGATGTGATTCTACCCTCCTGTCAAAATCCAACCAATCTGTTGGGAAAAAAGATTCTATTGCCTTTGATGTCAGAAGATCTTTAATTTTTTACCTAGACTCCGCATCATCTTTGAGAGATTATTCAGTTTTTGGGTAGAGCTAGAGGTCGCAAAGCCTCTACTAGTGTTATAGCTAGATGGGTTAAGAATTCAATTTCCCTGGCTTATTCTTCCCTTAGCCCAACTCCCCCTTCGGGGTTTGGAGCTCATTCCACTAGGGCTGTTGTGGCCTCTTGGGCGGAGAAAGCGGATGCGTCTCTGGCCCAGATATTCAGAGCTGCTACTTGGAGCTCTCCCCATACCTTTTTAGACATTACAGACTGCATCTTGACTCAGATGCAGCCTTTGGGAGAAAAGTGCTACAAGCTGTAGTCCCTCCCTAAATTCTTTATCTCgcatgggtgccgtcatgggtgagggtaAAACAATAACAGATTGGTTCTCTTCTTTGCCACTTTGTGGGTTGGCTTCTGTTTTCAACCTTCTTTTTCTTGGTGGTTGGCACTCCTGCGGAGGTCTGTTTATTAAaatcactgaggtgtggtgggggtgtcaaccattttatctcttcaggtttcctgtcctggatgggaggtcctagtcgcatgggtgctgtcatgggtttcaagaaaaacaattaccgatACCGGTTCTGTCCGATGCTTTCAGGCTATGGATTCCGGCCTGTTGCACTAAGTCCAGTTGGACAAAACTTGTATacatgaacccagcctaaggcctcatgcacattaccGTTTAGTTTGGaccgcatctgatccacattttttgcacatctgatgcggacccattcatttcagtggggctgcaaaagatgcggacagcacacagtctgCTGCCTGCATCCATATGGCCtttcaaaaaaaatagaacgtgtcctattcttagaggtgggggggggggggggggggggttagacatctattgtctgccacatacaatgctgtcttgacacctttttctgggaagtctatcacctactgactccaattaggataattaaatcaacacctttgaccccatgctgggtataattaccagatgtggattcagttacatatttattcccagaatttttgtacagtcactcagaattgagaaagctcgttggaagaacgagtgaaacgttttcaagaaatctacagtacgtccagttgccttgatttattctttacagagatgtgtcctattcttgtctgttttgtggacatacCATGTGACCTGCGGAAGGGAAATttcgggatgcacacggctgttgtctATATTTTGCGGAGTGCAAAAACTGATATACTC
The sequence above is a segment of the Bufo gargarizans isolate SCDJY-AF-19 chromosome 6, ASM1485885v1, whole genome shotgun sequence genome. Coding sequences within it:
- the BUB3 gene encoding mitotic checkpoint protein BUB3, with protein sequence MTGSNEFKLNQAPDDGISAVKFSPNTSQFLLVSSWDSSVRLYDVPANAMRLKYQHAGPVLDCSFYDPTHAWSGGLDHQLKMHDLNTDGETVVGTHDAPIRCVEFCPEVNVMVTGSWDQTVKLWDPRTPCNAGTFSQPDKVYTLSVSGDRLIVGTAGRRVLVWDLRNMGYVQQRRESSLKYQTRCIRAFPNKQGYVLSSIEGRVAVEYLDPSLEVQKKKYAFKCHRLKENNIEQIYPVNAVSFHSLHNTFATGGSDGFVNIWDPFNKKRLCQFHRYPTSIASLAFSNDGNTLAIAASYMYEMDDIEHPEDAIFIRQVTDAETKPK